One Falco biarmicus isolate bFalBia1 chromosome 9, bFalBia1.pri, whole genome shotgun sequence genomic region harbors:
- the PTGES gene encoding prostaglandin E synthase isoform X1 yields MGAGGARDGSVPASHPSAGGSVGEGWLLLPWDAQSALGGTGEYWERRHAGVSCGFGDGGSTGLDVAESPLEAPARSPLAASVAGGRVAPTPKMMENKVFMSFTFYSTILILKMYVVAIVTGQVRLRKKAFANPEDALRNGGLQYYREDPDVERCRRAHRNDMENIFPFLFLGAIYSLLDPSPTVARIHFFIFCVGRIIHTIAYLLQLKAPMRSVAYSVAQLPCFSMALQILLATTPYW; encoded by the exons ATGGGCGCTGGTGGGGCAAGGGATGGCTCCGTCCCTGCGTCCCATCCCTCGGCAGGTGGCTCTGTAGGGGAGGGCTGGCTGCTACTGCCATGGGACGCTCAGTCTGCACTGGGCGGGACTGGGGAGTACTGGGAACGTCGCCACGCAGGGGTGAGCTGTGGGTTCGGGGACGGAGGGAGCACAGGGCTGGATGTGGCTGAG AGCCCTCTTGAAGCCCCAGCGAGATCTCCACTGGCTGCGAGTGTTGCAGGTGGTCGAGTGGCACCTACCCCCAAAATGATGGAAAACAAAGTGTTTATGTCGTTTACGTTTTACAGCACgatcttgattttaaaaatgtatgttgtTGCCATCGTTACGGGACAAGTGAGACTCAGAAAGAAG GCATTTGCAAACCCGGAGGATGCACTGCGCAACGGGGGGCTGCAGTACTACCGTGAAGACCCCGATGTGGAGCGGTGCCGCAG gGCCCACCGCAATGACATGGAGAAcatctttcccttcctcttcctcgGAGCCATCTACTCTCTGCTGGATCCCAGTCCCACAGTGGCCAGGATCcactttttcatcttctgtgtGGGGCGCATCATCCATACCATCGCCTACCTCCTGCAACTGAAGGCGCCTATGCGCTCTGTGGCCTACAGCGTGGCACAGCTGCCCTGCTTCTCCATGGCTCTGCAGATCCTCCTCGCCACCACCCCATACTGGTAG
- the PTGES gene encoding prostaglandin E synthase isoform X2, whose product MMENKVFMSFTFYSTILILKMYVVAIVTGQVRLRKKAFANPEDALRNGGLQYYREDPDVERCRRAHRNDMENIFPFLFLGAIYSLLDPSPTVARIHFFIFCVGRIIHTIAYLLQLKAPMRSVAYSVAQLPCFSMALQILLATTPYW is encoded by the exons ATGATGGAAAACAAAGTGTTTATGTCGTTTACGTTTTACAGCACgatcttgattttaaaaatgtatgttgtTGCCATCGTTACGGGACAAGTGAGACTCAGAAAGAAG GCATTTGCAAACCCGGAGGATGCACTGCGCAACGGGGGGCTGCAGTACTACCGTGAAGACCCCGATGTGGAGCGGTGCCGCAG gGCCCACCGCAATGACATGGAGAAcatctttcccttcctcttcctcgGAGCCATCTACTCTCTGCTGGATCCCAGTCCCACAGTGGCCAGGATCcactttttcatcttctgtgtGGGGCGCATCATCCATACCATCGCCTACCTCCTGCAACTGAAGGCGCCTATGCGCTCTGTGGCCTACAGCGTGGCACAGCTGCCCTGCTTCTCCATGGCTCTGCAGATCCTCCTCGCCACCACCCCATACTGGTAG